A single window of Gemmatimonadaceae bacterium DNA harbors:
- a CDS encoding RNA polymerase sigma factor, whose product MDAFTEIVDAYYARCLRFARAMLRNPDEAEDMVQDTFVRLYRALPRYEERQRFESWLFQILGNCCRTANTVQHRETRRTIADENAVLHLAADDDTARAAESAWSDTVRRALAELPEYNREIFLLHYIEGFSYEEIARMTGVRQSALKMRVKRASDALRSRLASWAERE is encoded by the coding sequence CGTTTCGCGCGCGCCATGCTTCGAAATCCCGACGAAGCCGAGGATATGGTGCAGGACACGTTCGTGCGGCTGTATCGCGCGCTGCCGCGCTATGAGGAACGCCAACGGTTCGAGTCGTGGCTGTTTCAAATTCTTGGCAACTGCTGCCGCACGGCGAACACCGTGCAGCATCGCGAGACGCGGCGTACCATCGCCGACGAGAATGCGGTGCTCCATCTGGCGGCGGACGACGACACGGCGCGCGCCGCGGAATCGGCGTGGAGCGATACGGTGCGCCGCGCGCTTGCCGAGCTTCCCGAATACAATCGAGAGATTTTTCTGCTGCACTACATCGAAGGATTCTCATACGAGGAGATCGCGCGCATGACCGGCGTGCGGCAGTCCGCGTTGAAGATGCGCGTGAAGCGCGCGAGCGATGCGCTGCGTTCGCGACTTGCCTCGTGGGCGGAGCGCGAATGA
- the metK gene encoding methionine adenosyltransferase yields MSSYTFSSESVSEGHPDKVCDFIADSILDAHLAGDANSRVACEVLCKSGQVVLAGEITSRTDVDYEKIARNAIREIGYTDPSEAFNADGVKVIQFISKQSGDIAMGVDTGGAGDQGIMFGYASDETPELMPLPVQLAHRLAQRISTGRKKGERTWLRPDSKTQVSVRYENNQPVRVETVLVSTQHTAEASQSEIRDYVASCLAPEVLGSWFGPHVEILVNPTGQFIEGGPSADCGVTGRKIIVDSYGGMGRHGGGAFSGKDPSKVDRSGAYFGRFVARQVVKNGYAKRAEVQVAYAIGRAEPVSVRVDTFGTGDASAAEEFIRTFDYRPAAMIERLELRKPIYRQTTNYGHFGKQGLSWEA; encoded by the coding sequence ATGAGCTCGTATACGTTCAGCTCGGAATCGGTCAGCGAAGGACACCCCGACAAGGTCTGCGACTTCATCGCCGACTCGATTCTCGACGCCCACCTCGCCGGTGATGCCAACAGCCGCGTCGCGTGCGAGGTGCTCTGCAAGAGTGGCCAGGTCGTGCTCGCCGGGGAGATCACGTCGCGCACCGACGTGGACTACGAAAAGATCGCGCGCAACGCGATCCGCGAGATCGGCTACACCGATCCGAGTGAGGCGTTCAACGCCGACGGCGTGAAGGTGATTCAGTTCATCAGCAAGCAGTCGGGCGACATCGCGATGGGCGTGGACACCGGCGGCGCCGGCGACCAGGGCATCATGTTCGGCTACGCCAGCGACGAGACGCCCGAGCTCATGCCGCTGCCCGTACAGCTGGCGCATCGCCTCGCGCAGCGCATCTCAACCGGCCGCAAGAAGGGCGAGCGCACCTGGCTTCGCCCCGACTCAAAGACGCAGGTCAGCGTCCGCTACGAGAACAATCAGCCGGTGCGGGTCGAGACCGTGCTGGTGTCGACGCAGCACACCGCCGAGGCGTCGCAGTCGGAGATTCGCGATTACGTCGCGAGCTGCCTCGCGCCCGAGGTGCTTGGGTCGTGGTTCGGCCCGCACGTCGAGATTCTCGTGAATCCCACAGGCCAGTTCATCGAAGGCGGCCCCTCGGCTGACTGTGGCGTGACGGGTCGCAAGATCATCGTCGACAGTTACGGCGGCATGGGCCGGCACGGCGGCGGCGCGTTCAGCGGTAAGGATCCGTCGAAGGTGGATCGGAGCGGCGCGTACTTTGGCCGCTTCGTCGCGCGGCAGGTCGTGAAGAACGGCTATGCGAAGCGCGCCGAAGTGCAGGTGGCGTACGCGATCGGTCGTGCCGAGCCGGTGTCGGTGCGCGTGGATACGTTCGGGACAGGCGATGCGAGCGCGGCCGAGGAATTCATTCGGACGTTCGACTATCGCCCGGCGGCGATGATCGAGCGGCTCGAGCTGCGGAAGCCGATCTATCGCCAGACGACGAACTATGGTCACTTCGGCAAGCAGGGTTTGAGCTGGGAAGCGTAG
- a CDS encoding M13 family metallopeptidase, with translation MRLTLRFALASLLAGAAGVASAQRPANHAVDRANLDTTCAACTDFYTFANGGWLKRNTIPAKYSEWGAFEELQDKNEAIVREVEERAAADVKAGRVQPGTNRYKIGAFFGACMDTAAIEALGTKPIDAAMARIAAIQSSADLPAALAELEHTNGLAPFGVGAGQDLKNSNRVIANAGQGGLSLPEKNYYTSSDTSMQRIRDRFVAHVAKMFELAGESPNDAAAHAHTVLAVETKFAEASMDRVAMRNPNAIYHLMTVAQFDTITPSIHWESFMAAQGAPAGIAEINVAQPDFFRAMNGFLSSIPIDDWKTLLRWRLLNTSASYLPKRFADENFNFSKVFTGQKEPLPRWQTCERNTNAALGEAVGQEYVSRTFSPAAKARAKTIVDNMVSVLHDRIQQLDWMSDSTKRQATEKLDAFTRKIGYPDKWRDYSKLEARPREYADNMKRLSDWAGARNWAKVGKPIDRSEWSMTPSAVNAYYNPLWNEIVFPAGILQPPFYDPDADDAVNYGAMGAVIGHEMSHGFDDQGRRFDAQGNLRDWWTKEDADKYNAQAQRVIDQFNAYTVVDATTHVNGKLTLGENIGDLGGLKIAYLAMERALAKNGRPGKIDGFTPEQRFFLGWAQAWRTLQRDESAKAQVNTDPHAPAKWRVNGPLSNMPEFARAFGCKDGDPMVRPANLRAQIW, from the coding sequence ATGCGACTAACTCTGCGGTTCGCACTCGCGAGCCTGCTCGCCGGCGCTGCCGGTGTGGCTTCGGCGCAGCGTCCGGCGAATCACGCCGTCGATCGCGCGAATCTCGATACGACGTGCGCGGCGTGCACGGACTTCTACACGTTCGCCAACGGTGGTTGGCTCAAGCGGAATACCATTCCCGCGAAGTACAGCGAGTGGGGCGCGTTCGAGGAGCTTCAGGACAAGAATGAAGCGATCGTGCGCGAGGTCGAGGAGCGCGCGGCGGCCGACGTGAAAGCCGGCCGCGTGCAGCCGGGCACGAATCGCTACAAGATCGGTGCGTTCTTCGGCGCGTGCATGGACACCGCGGCGATCGAGGCGCTTGGCACCAAGCCGATCGACGCGGCGATGGCGCGCATCGCCGCCATTCAATCGTCGGCGGACCTGCCCGCGGCGCTCGCGGAGCTCGAGCACACCAACGGCCTGGCGCCGTTCGGCGTCGGGGCCGGACAGGATTTAAAGAACTCTAATCGCGTGATCGCGAATGCCGGCCAGGGCGGCTTGAGCCTGCCCGAAAAAAACTACTATACGTCCTCCGACACGAGCATGCAGCGCATTCGCGACCGGTTCGTGGCGCACGTGGCGAAAATGTTCGAGCTTGCCGGCGAGTCGCCGAACGACGCGGCCGCGCACGCGCACACAGTGCTGGCGGTCGAGACCAAGTTCGCCGAGGCGTCGATGGATCGGGTGGCGATGCGGAACCCGAACGCGATCTACCACCTGATGACGGTCGCGCAATTCGACACGATCACGCCGTCCATCCATTGGGAATCGTTCATGGCGGCGCAGGGCGCGCCGGCCGGGATCGCGGAGATCAACGTCGCGCAGCCTGACTTCTTCCGCGCGATGAACGGCTTCCTGTCGTCCATCCCGATCGACGATTGGAAAACGCTGTTGCGCTGGCGTCTGCTCAACACATCCGCGTCGTACCTGCCCAAGCGCTTTGCCGACGAGAATTTCAACTTCAGCAAAGTGTTCACTGGCCAGAAAGAGCCGTTGCCGCGCTGGCAGACGTGCGAGCGCAATACCAACGCCGCGCTCGGTGAAGCCGTGGGCCAGGAATACGTCTCGCGGACGTTCAGCCCCGCGGCGAAGGCACGCGCGAAGACGATCGTCGACAACATGGTCTCGGTGCTGCACGATCGCATTCAGCAGCTCGACTGGATGAGCGACTCGACGAAGCGGCAGGCGACGGAGAAGCTCGATGCGTTCACGCGCAAGATCGGCTATCCCGACAAGTGGCGTGACTACTCGAAGCTCGAGGCGCGGCCGCGCGAGTACGCGGACAACATGAAGCGGCTGAGCGACTGGGCCGGCGCTCGCAACTGGGCCAAGGTCGGCAAGCCGATCGACCGCAGCGAGTGGAGCATGACGCCGTCGGCGGTGAACGCGTACTACAATCCACTGTGGAACGAGATCGTGTTTCCCGCGGGAATTCTGCAGCCGCCGTTCTATGATCCCGACGCCGACGACGCCGTGAACTACGGCGCGATGGGCGCGGTGATCGGCCACGAGATGTCACACGGCTTCGACGATCAAGGCCGCCGGTTCGACGCGCAAGGCAATCTGCGCGACTGGTGGACGAAGGAGGACGCCGACAAGTACAACGCCCAGGCGCAGCGCGTGATCGATCAGTTCAATGCGTACACCGTCGTTGACGCGACGACGCACGTGAACGGCAAGCTCACGCTCGGCGAGAACATCGGCGATCTGGGCGGATTGAAGATCGCGTATCTCGCCATGGAACGCGCGTTGGCGAAAAACGGCCGGCCGGGAAAGATCGACGGCTTCACACCGGAGCAGCGTTTCTTCCTTGGTTGGGCTCAGGCGTGGCGCACGCTGCAGCGCGATGAGTCGGCCAAGGCACAGGTGAACACCGATCCGCACGCGCCGGCCAAGTGGCGGGTGAACGGCCCGTTGTCGAACATGCCGGAGTTTGCGCGCGCGTTCGGATGCAAAGACGGCGATCCGATGGTGCGTCCGGCGAATCTGCGCGCGCAGATTTGGTAA
- a CDS encoding ATP-binding protein gives MQGTYDPLIVALSVLTAMLAVYVALDLTGRVAAANGLPRAAWVLAGALATGVGMWTMHFTGMLALRLPVPARYALGGIATALLIAVAASVMSLLVAASQRAASFWVVGAGILLGLGMGAMHVVAMGSMHMAASPVFDNRLIALSMVIAIAAGIALVALASRLRDDETWHGWRQRMGAAAIIGAMIATMHYTAMFGTSFAPSALPVDVSSSQLVATHGLAFTAMASCALMLLLALGGAAVDRTLRHRLAATSEHARLRSEAEAARDAAQAANRAKSDFLAAMSHELRTPLNAISGYTELLQLGVHGPLNAKQQEDLARIQRSQKHLLSLINDVLNFAKIEAGKVQLHPRAIDVRSLLTSVETMIAPQITARGLSFFCRADAAALELYCDPDKTEQILLNLLSNAVKFTPSGGGIELASAVDGGVARLTVRDTGVGIPSDKLDVIFEPFVQVERNLTRTIEGAGLGLAISRDLARAMGGDLTASSRPGAGSTFVLTLPMHAPASQQSDTGVSNGRQANGKGNSERRSAAGAYQAG, from the coding sequence ATGCAGGGAACTTACGATCCGCTCATCGTCGCTCTCTCCGTACTGACGGCGATGCTCGCCGTGTACGTCGCGCTCGATCTGACAGGGCGCGTCGCGGCCGCGAACGGGCTGCCGCGCGCGGCGTGGGTGTTGGCCGGCGCGCTCGCGACCGGCGTCGGAATGTGGACGATGCATTTCACCGGCATGCTCGCGTTGCGCCTGCCGGTGCCTGCTCGCTACGCACTCGGCGGCATCGCGACGGCGTTGCTCATCGCGGTGGCTGCGTCGGTCATGTCGCTTCTCGTCGCGGCGTCGCAACGCGCGGCCAGTTTCTGGGTCGTCGGCGCGGGAATTCTTCTCGGCCTGGGTATGGGCGCCATGCACGTGGTCGCCATGGGTTCCATGCACATGGCGGCGTCACCAGTATTCGACAATCGGCTGATCGCGTTGTCGATGGTGATCGCGATCGCCGCGGGCATCGCGCTGGTCGCGCTGGCGTCGCGCCTGCGCGACGACGAGACGTGGCACGGCTGGCGGCAACGCATGGGCGCGGCGGCCATCATCGGCGCGATGATCGCCACGATGCACTACACCGCGATGTTCGGCACGAGCTTCGCTCCCTCGGCACTGCCGGTTGATGTGTCGTCGTCGCAGCTCGTCGCCACGCACGGGTTGGCCTTCACCGCGATGGCGAGTTGCGCGCTCATGCTGTTGCTCGCGCTCGGCGGAGCGGCGGTGGATCGTACACTGCGGCATCGTCTGGCGGCAACCTCCGAGCACGCACGACTGCGCTCGGAAGCCGAGGCGGCCCGTGACGCGGCGCAAGCGGCGAATCGCGCGAAGAGCGATTTCCTCGCGGCAATGAGCCATGAACTCCGCACACCGCTCAACGCCATCTCCGGGTACACGGAGCTGCTGCAGCTGGGCGTGCACGGGCCGCTCAACGCGAAACAACAGGAAGATCTCGCGCGCATTCAGCGGTCGCAAAAGCATTTGCTCAGTCTCATCAACGACGTGCTGAACTTCGCGAAGATCGAAGCGGGGAAAGTGCAGCTGCATCCACGCGCGATCGACGTGCGCTCGCTGCTGACGTCGGTCGAGACGATGATCGCACCGCAGATCACGGCGCGCGGACTCAGCTTTTTCTGCCGCGCGGATGCCGCCGCGCTCGAGCTGTACTGTGATCCCGACAAGACCGAACAGATCCTGCTGAACTTGTTGTCGAACGCCGTGAAGTTCACGCCGAGTGGCGGGGGCATCGAGCTGGCGAGCGCGGTGGACGGTGGGGTGGCGAGACTCACGGTGCGCGACACCGGCGTCGGCATTCCATCCGACAAGCTAGACGTCATCTTCGAACCGTTCGTGCAGGTCGAGCGCAATCTCACGCGAACGATCGAAGGCGCGGGCCTGGGACTCGCGATCAGCCGCGATCTGGCGCGCGCGATGGGCGGCGATCTCACTGCGTCGAGTCGTCCCGGCGCGGGCTCGACGTTCGTGCTGACACTACCGATGCATGCGCCGGCGTCTCAGCAGTCGGACACCGGCGTCTCAAATGGGCGACAGGCGAACGGTAAAGGAAACAGCGAGCGACGTAGTGCTGCCGGCGCCTATCAAGCTGGCTGA
- a CDS encoding pitrilysin family protein, with protein sequence MMARLAAVIAWPFVAALPAVAQRAPLRPLSYTRFVLPNGLVALLNEDHTAPSAVVDIWYHIGSKDDKPGRTGMAHLCEHLYSFRPPHLTQNLALFYVSLGAASTHFANTTEDITHFYVTLPSNVLETVLWAESDRLVSPFGLVDSAQMASVLGVVARERQANFEAVPYGVFRELNIAAIYPPGHPYHFSPIPPMADLYAATVSDLREQCRPYYAPNNAVISISGDFNPAQAKAWITKYFGGIPRTAVPARVVVPRVTLAKESRVVLEDSRVNVTRLAMSWPGAAFTDSSRAALRAVAYLLTAPRFGRLSKLVVDDRKLATNVIAENIDMEKGGVFQILAFPRPGVSLTALETVVDSVIAGLSTAPFTQRDVERFNAYDGMLATESLQSRYARADTLAHGEIFAGDPVAYAKQTNAARALRPSDLQAAAKRYLTPGRVVMSMVPAGKLDLVSKPNLPYENVTPPSSVQRKTTP encoded by the coding sequence ATGATGGCTCGTCTCGCGGCCGTGATTGCCTGGCCGTTCGTTGCCGCTTTGCCGGCCGTGGCGCAACGCGCTCCGCTTCGGCCATTGAGCTACACGCGCTTCGTTCTGCCGAACGGACTCGTCGCGTTGCTCAACGAGGATCACACCGCGCCTTCGGCCGTTGTCGACATCTGGTATCACATCGGTTCCAAGGACGACAAACCCGGTCGTACGGGCATGGCGCACTTGTGCGAGCACCTGTACAGCTTCCGGCCGCCGCATCTCACGCAGAACCTCGCGCTGTTCTACGTCTCGCTCGGCGCCGCGTCGACGCACTTCGCGAATACGACGGAAGACATCACCCACTTTTACGTCACCCTTCCCTCGAATGTGCTCGAGACGGTGTTGTGGGCGGAAAGCGACCGGCTGGTGAGCCCATTTGGTCTCGTCGATTCGGCGCAGATGGCCTCGGTGCTCGGCGTCGTCGCGCGCGAGCGGCAGGCGAACTTCGAGGCCGTTCCGTATGGCGTGTTTCGCGAGCTGAACATCGCCGCGATCTATCCGCCGGGACATCCGTATCACTTCTCGCCGATTCCGCCGATGGCGGATCTCTACGCCGCGACGGTGTCGGATCTCCGGGAGCAGTGTCGTCCATACTACGCGCCGAACAACGCCGTGATCAGCATCAGCGGCGACTTCAATCCGGCGCAGGCGAAGGCGTGGATCACGAAATACTTCGGTGGCATTCCGCGAACGGCGGTTCCGGCGCGCGTCGTGGTACCGCGCGTCACGCTCGCGAAGGAATCTCGGGTCGTGCTCGAGGACAGCCGCGTGAACGTGACTCGTCTGGCGATGTCGTGGCCCGGCGCCGCGTTCACGGATTCGTCGCGCGCCGCGCTGCGTGCCGTCGCGTATTTGTTGACGGCGCCGCGCTTCGGACGTTTGAGCAAGCTGGTCGTCGACGACCGCAAGCTCGCGACGAACGTCATCGCCGAAAATATCGATATGGAGAAAGGCGGCGTGTTTCAGATTCTTGCGTTCCCGCGTCCCGGCGTGTCGTTGACCGCGCTCGAGACCGTCGTGGACAGCGTCATCGCGGGACTCTCCACAGCGCCCTTCACGCAGCGCGACGTCGAACGCTTCAACGCGTACGACGGGATGCTGGCAACAGAGAGCCTGCAAAGCCGCTACGCCCGCGCCGACACACTTGCGCATGGCGAGATCTTCGCGGGCGATCCGGTGGCCTACGCGAAGCAGACGAACGCGGCGCGCGCGTTGCGCCCCTCGGACTTGCAAGCGGCCGCAAAGCGCTATCTCACGCCCGGCCGCGTCGTGATGAGCATGGTACCCGCGGGCAAGCTCGATCTCGTGAGCAAGCCGAATCTGCCGTATGAAAACGTGACGCCGCCGAGCTCCGTGCAGCGGAAGACGACGCCATGA
- a CDS encoding pitrilysin family protein has translation MRKLILVVSIAAFGAAATLEGQDIDRSKRPDIPPAAAFHFPAVHHHKLPNGLQLYVVEDHTIPLVAARIILPDASLDPVGKEGLDSLTIGVLREGTTTKGATELAEASADLGTTVTPTRFTVTSDEARAALSLVGDMLMHSLLDSGAVERRRAGQAAQARGNMLNPSTPARRLFYSLIYSPDDDFVRSLAANDTVVGRLTRDDVLRHYQQYIGPRTTAIVLVGDLTDAAALSLVKSIFGSWSSPATLPARRAAASVAPHPTTIYISDVPAFSDAYVFVGNAIAPRRSTPDFYAAEVASIVAHLRMQLVLREQRSLMYSGSSGIIWSVPPRPSVFVGSTRLNVAKSDTALVAWLGFLRELRSGTASAQDVDAARKYIVAFLTQRMDGPDQIADRVADMVRGEMPLDYYDRYMAGIAAVTPAEANAAAAKIFDTDHFTISISGPRAALERVLRAANIAPVVAVDANGRPIESKK, from the coding sequence ATGAGAAAACTCATATTGGTGGTTTCGATAGCCGCGTTCGGCGCCGCCGCCACGCTCGAGGGGCAGGACATCGACCGCTCGAAGCGCCCCGACATTCCGCCGGCGGCGGCGTTTCACTTCCCCGCGGTGCATCACCACAAGCTGCCGAACGGGCTGCAGTTGTATGTCGTCGAGGACCACACCATCCCGCTCGTGGCCGCGCGCATCATTCTGCCTGATGCATCGCTCGACCCGGTCGGCAAGGAAGGTCTCGATTCGCTGACGATCGGTGTGCTGCGCGAAGGCACGACGACGAAAGGTGCGACAGAGCTCGCTGAAGCTTCGGCCGATCTCGGAACGACGGTGACACCGACGCGCTTTACGGTCACAAGCGACGAGGCGCGCGCCGCACTGAGTTTGGTCGGCGACATGCTCATGCACTCGCTGCTCGATTCCGGCGCGGTCGAACGCCGTCGCGCAGGCCAGGCGGCGCAGGCGCGCGGGAACATGCTCAATCCCAGCACGCCGGCGCGTCGCCTGTTTTACTCGTTGATCTATTCGCCGGACGATGACTTCGTGCGATCGCTCGCCGCAAACGACACTGTCGTCGGCCGCCTCACGCGCGATGACGTCCTTCGTCACTACCAGCAGTACATCGGCCCGCGAACGACAGCGATCGTGCTCGTCGGCGACCTGACTGACGCCGCCGCGCTCTCGCTCGTGAAGAGCATCTTTGGTTCGTGGTCGTCACCCGCGACGCTGCCCGCGCGACGTGCCGCGGCATCCGTCGCGCCGCACCCGACGACCATTTACATCAGCGACGTACCGGCCTTCAGCGACGCGTACGTCTTCGTCGGCAACGCCATCGCGCCGCGACGCTCGACGCCCGATTTCTATGCGGCCGAGGTGGCCTCGATCGTCGCGCACTTGCGGATGCAGCTGGTGTTGCGCGAACAGCGATCGCTCATGTATTCCGGCAGCTCCGGCATCATCTGGTCGGTGCCGCCGCGTCCGTCGGTGTTCGTTGGCTCGACGCGGCTCAATGTCGCGAAGTCCGACACGGCGCTCGTCGCGTGGCTGGGCTTTCTTCGCGAGTTGCGTTCAGGCACCGCCAGCGCGCAGGACGTGGACGCCGCGCGCAAATACATCGTGGCGTTTCTCACGCAACGCATGGACGGTCCCGATCAAATCGCGGATCGCGTCGCGGACATGGTACGCGGCGAGATGCCGCTCGACTATTACGACCGATACATGGCGGGCATCGCCGCCGTAACGCCGGCCGAGGCGAATGCCGCGGCCGCGAAGATCTTCGATACCGATCATTTCACCATCAGCATCTCGGGCCCGCGCGCGGCGCTCGAGCGCGTGCTGCGCGCGGCGAACATCGCGCCGGTCGTGGCCGTGGATGCGAACGGGCGGCCGATCGAATCGAAGAAGTAG
- a CDS encoding L,D-transpeptidase family protein gives MRRLSSVVLAVLVLGAACRARPVSVVTPEMDRDAADLTPLSSRGDTSWRTSAVSDLQTHSHGVQAVVAPAPVVTTRTTVSAVSTGTAVTAISPASINEDPSPDALEADEGPAVLRTQIMLDRAHFSSGVLNGKAGQNMSKAVLFYQQENGLPATGRLDQATYAKLVDEVGRIDGAVQYTLTEDDIIGPYLWIPASVYDQEKLPCECYASALEMLDERFHTVTDVLRKLNPTVNFNHLAAGMTLWVPNVEPFDAEHLHRSEPVKPIVKIHVAKSGRYLHALAADGSIVYHFPTTVGSEYDPSPSGRYRVEGVQWHPVFHYDPSLYSDVPDSRPRATLEPGPNSPVGIVWIATSKEHVGIHGTPLPHTIGLASSHGCVRLTNWDAARLAAAIKPGVVIEFVD, from the coding sequence ATGCGGCGGTTGAGCAGCGTGGTTTTGGCGGTGTTGGTGTTGGGGGCGGCGTGCCGGGCGCGGCCGGTCTCGGTGGTCACTCCCGAGATGGACCGGGACGCGGCGGATCTGACACCGCTCTCATCGCGTGGCGACACCAGTTGGCGGACGTCGGCGGTGAGTGATCTGCAGACGCACTCGCATGGCGTTCAGGCAGTCGTAGCGCCGGCGCCTGTCGTAACGACGCGTACGACAGTGTCCGCGGTATCCACTGGAACCGCTGTGACCGCGATTTCGCCGGCGAGCATCAACGAAGACCCGTCGCCGGACGCGCTCGAAGCCGATGAAGGGCCGGCGGTGCTCCGCACGCAGATCATGTTGGACCGCGCGCATTTCTCGAGCGGAGTGCTCAACGGAAAAGCCGGACAGAACATGTCCAAGGCCGTGCTCTTCTATCAGCAGGAAAATGGTCTTCCCGCGACCGGCCGCCTCGACCAGGCGACGTACGCGAAGCTCGTGGACGAAGTCGGACGCATCGACGGCGCGGTGCAGTACACGCTGACCGAAGACGACATCATAGGCCCGTACCTATGGATTCCCGCAAGCGTGTACGATCAGGAAAAGCTGCCGTGCGAGTGCTACGCGTCGGCGCTCGAGATGCTCGATGAGCGTTTTCATACAGTCACCGACGTGCTTCGCAAGCTGAATCCCACGGTCAACTTCAATCATCTCGCGGCGGGCATGACGTTGTGGGTGCCAAACGTCGAGCCGTTCGATGCCGAGCATCTTCACCGCAGCGAGCCCGTCAAACCGATCGTGAAGATTCACGTCGCCAAGAGCGGCCGGTATCTGCACGCGCTCGCGGCGGACGGGTCGATCGTCTACCACTTTCCGACCACCGTTGGGTCGGAGTATGACCCGTCGCCGTCCGGACGATATCGCGTGGAAGGCGTGCAGTGGCATCCGGTCTTTCACTACGACCCGTCGCTCTACTCCGACGTGCCGGATTCGCGTCCGCGTGCGACGCTCGAGCCGGGACCCAACTCACCGGTGGGCATCGTCTGGATCGCGACGAGCAAGGAGCACGTCGGCATTCACGGCACCCCGCTGCCGCATACGATCGGGCTCGCGAGCTCGCACGGATGCGTGCGCCTCACGAACTGGGATGCGGCGCGACTCGCCGCCGCCATCAAGCCCGGCGTGGTCATCGAGTTCGTGGACTGA
- the deoC gene encoding deoxyribose-phosphate aldolase, with translation MTAKPNLTLVTSPRPLPADHVERNPGTALDLDIVRAIRVNRSAVERRAATIGTRRTVKKEWQAAWLLRAVTLIDLTTLSGDDTAGNVRRLCAKARHPLRDDLTDALGVRKLNLKVGAVCVYHQLVPTAVEALEGSGIPVAAVSTGFPAGLSPIEQRIDEIRASVDAGAKEIDIVITRAHVLTGNYEALYDEVKRFREACGDAHMKAILATGELATLGNVARASMVAMQAGADFIKTSTGKEGVNATIPFGVVMCRMIRDYFDQTGYAVGFKPAGGIRTAKQALEFLYLMKEELGDRWMRPDLFRYGASSLLTDIERQLEHFVTGRYAAAHRHPMP, from the coding sequence ATGACCGCTAAACCCAATCTCACGCTCGTCACATCGCCGCGGCCGCTTCCCGCCGACCACGTCGAGCGAAATCCGGGTACCGCGCTGGACCTCGACATCGTCCGCGCGATTCGCGTCAATCGCAGCGCCGTCGAACGACGCGCGGCGACGATCGGGACGCGACGCACGGTCAAAAAGGAGTGGCAGGCCGCGTGGCTGCTGCGCGCCGTCACGCTCATCGATCTCACGACGCTCTCCGGCGACGACACCGCGGGCAACGTGCGACGACTCTGCGCCAAAGCTCGCCACCCGCTCCGCGACGACCTCACCGACGCACTCGGCGTTCGCAAGCTGAACCTCAAGGTCGGTGCGGTGTGCGTGTACCATCAGCTGGTGCCGACGGCCGTCGAAGCGCTCGAAGGGTCCGGGATTCCCGTCGCCGCGGTATCGACCGGATTTCCCGCGGGCCTGAGTCCGATCGAACAGCGCATCGACGAGATCCGCGCAAGCGTGGACGCGGGCGCCAAGGAAATCGACATCGTCATCACGCGCGCGCACGTGCTCACCGGCAACTACGAGGCGCTGTATGACGAAGTGAAGCGCTTCCGCGAAGCCTGCGGCGATGCGCACATGAAAGCGATTCTCGCCACGGGCGAGCTCGCGACGCTCGGCAACGTCGCGCGCGCGAGCATGGTCGCGATGCAAGCCGGCGCCGACTTCATCAAGACGTCGACCGGCAAGGAAGGTGTCAACGCGACGATTCCGTTCGGCGTCGTGATGTGCCGGATGATTCGGGACTACTTCGACCAGACGGGCTACGCCGTTGGATTCAAACCCGCCGGCGGTATTCGCACCGCCAAGCAGGCGCTCGAGTTTCTGTATCTCATGAAGGAAGAGCTGGGCGATCGTTGGATGCGGCCCGACTTGTTCCGCTATGGCGCCAGCTCGCTCCTGACCGACATCGAGCGCCAGCTCGAGCACTTCGTGACCGGCCGCTATGCGGCGGCGCATCGTCATCCAATGCCCTGA